The following proteins come from a genomic window of Mycolicibacterium rufum:
- a CDS encoding DUF6779 domain-containing protein, giving the protein MTDPTRGARIRRGARRPGWILTTALLVLAIAASSALVFTNRVELLKLAVILALWAAVVAAFVSVIYRRQSDTDQAKVRDLKLVYDLQLEREISARREYELSVESHLRRELAAELRAQSADEVAALRAELAALRANLEYLFDADLSHRPAIETDRAAAPSLPEWSPRPEGAGRVRSSRIDAEETAILDEIDDDHSPDTEESPIIDVPAEPHPPEDTWPPVAEPAGGAHRRGGEREPAAGPWTPPTPPPSPPTAPPPPQFPWLPPQTPQASPPPPPPPSPPTAPPSPEPEPAASAWQPAPAEGRFIPAGEPGSNWVAPPVNGAAPEYVGRRRAPDDAAPEAEPDAEPPRGRHSSAAESAEPEPAPDDTPDTEDDRDGGAHTGGQSVAELLARLQATPSGGGRRRRRED; this is encoded by the coding sequence ATGACCGATCCGACCCGCGGCGCCAGGATCCGGCGCGGTGCCCGTCGGCCCGGTTGGATCCTTACGACGGCTTTGCTGGTGCTCGCGATCGCCGCCAGTTCTGCCTTGGTTTTCACCAACCGGGTGGAGCTTCTCAAGCTTGCTGTGATCTTGGCGCTGTGGGCGGCGGTGGTCGCCGCGTTCGTGTCGGTGATCTATCGCAGGCAGAGCGACACCGACCAGGCGAAGGTGCGCGACCTCAAGCTGGTCTACGACTTGCAGCTGGAACGCGAGATCTCGGCGCGCCGCGAATACGAACTGTCCGTCGAATCGCACCTGCGCCGTGAGCTCGCCGCGGAGTTGCGCGCGCAGAGCGCCGACGAGGTGGCCGCATTGCGCGCCGAGCTGGCGGCATTACGCGCGAATCTGGAGTACCTGTTCGACGCCGACCTGTCGCACCGGCCCGCGATCGAGACCGACCGCGCCGCGGCGCCGTCGCTGCCCGAGTGGAGCCCGCGCCCCGAGGGCGCCGGCCGCGTGCGCAGCAGCCGCATCGACGCCGAGGAGACCGCGATCCTCGACGAGATCGACGACGACCACTCCCCGGACACCGAGGAGAGCCCGATCATCGACGTCCCCGCCGAGCCGCACCCGCCGGAGGACACGTGGCCGCCGGTCGCGGAGCCCGCCGGCGGCGCGCACCGGCGCGGCGGGGAGCGGGAACCGGCCGCGGGGCCCTGGACACCCCCGACGCCGCCGCCGTCACCGCCGACAGCTCCGCCGCCGCCGCAATTCCCGTGGCTGCCGCCCCAGACGCCGCAGGCTTCGCCGCCACCGCCACCGCCACCGTCACCGCCGACAGCCCCGCCGTCGCCCGAGCCCGAACCGGCCGCCTCGGCGTGGCAGCCGGCACCCGCGGAAGGGCGCTTCATCCCGGCCGGTGAGCCGGGGAGCAACTGGGTGGCGCCGCCGGTCAACGGCGCCGCGCCCGAGTACGTCGGCCGCAGACGCGCCCCCGACGACGCCGCGCCCGAGGCGGAACCCGACGCCGAGCCGCCGCGGGGCAGGCACTCGTCGGCGGCCGAGTCGGCGGAGCCCGAACCGGCGCCCGACGACACCCCGGACACCGAGGACGACCGCGACGGGGGCGCCCACACCGGCGGCCAGTCGGTCGCCGAACTGCTGGCCCGGCTGCAGGCCACGCCGTCGGGCGGCGGCCGCCGACGACGCCGAGAGGACTGA
- a CDS encoding Rossmann-like and DUF2520 domain-containing protein: MVQPPVGGNAPHDGLRPARLTVGIVSAGRVGSALGAALERAEHIVAGCAAVSSASRSRAARWLPDTPVLPVDEVAARAELLLLAVPDAELAGLVAGLAATGAVRPNTIVAHTSGANGIAVLAPLAERGCITLAIHPAMTFAGTDEDVDRLRGTCFGITAADEIGYAIAQSLVLEIGGEPFRVREDARTLYHAALAHGSNHVVTVVLDALEALRAALSGQELLGQDMVADAPGGLPERIVGPLARAALDNALRRGQRALTGPVARGDAPAVAGHLESLDEVDHELAEAYRTNSWRTAQRARAPRAVFDVLAEAKQR, translated from the coding sequence ATGGTGCAGCCCCCGGTCGGTGGGAACGCTCCCCACGACGGGCTCCGCCCGGCCCGGCTCACCGTCGGCATCGTCTCGGCCGGACGGGTCGGATCGGCGCTCGGGGCGGCCCTCGAGAGGGCCGAGCACATCGTCGCCGGGTGCGCCGCGGTGTCGAGCGCCTCCCGCTCCCGGGCCGCCCGCTGGCTGCCCGACACGCCTGTGCTGCCGGTCGACGAAGTCGCCGCGCGCGCCGAACTGCTGCTGCTGGCCGTGCCCGATGCGGAGCTGGCCGGGCTGGTCGCCGGGTTGGCGGCCACCGGGGCGGTGCGACCCAACACGATCGTCGCCCACACCTCGGGCGCGAACGGCATCGCGGTGCTGGCGCCGCTGGCCGAACGCGGCTGCATCACGCTGGCCATCCATCCCGCGATGACGTTCGCCGGCACCGACGAGGACGTCGACCGGTTGCGGGGCACCTGTTTCGGGATCACCGCGGCCGACGAGATCGGTTACGCCATCGCGCAGTCGCTGGTGCTCGAGATCGGCGGCGAGCCATTCCGCGTGCGCGAGGATGCCCGCACGCTCTATCACGCCGCGCTCGCGCACGGCAGCAATCACGTGGTGACCGTGGTGCTCGACGCGCTGGAGGCGTTGCGGGCGGCGCTGTCGGGCCAGGAACTGCTGGGGCAGGACATGGTCGCCGACGCGCCGGGCGGGCTGCCCGAGCGGATCGTCGGTCCGCTGGCGCGGGCCGCGCTCGACAACGCGTTGCGGCGCGGGCAGCGCGCGCTGACCGGTCCGGTGGCCCGCGGTGACGCGCCCGCGGTGGCCGGCCACCTCGAGTCGCTCGACGAGGTGGATCACGAACTGGCAGAGGCATATCGGACGAATTCGTGGCGGACGGCGCAACGGGCCCGGGCCCCGCGCGCGGTCTTCGACGTGCTGGCGGAGGCGAAACAGCGATGA
- the folK gene encoding 2-amino-4-hydroxy-6-hydroxymethyldihydropteridine diphosphokinase has translation MTSVVLSIGSNLGDRLAHLQSVVDSLGEAVTAVSPVYETDAWGGIEQGPFLNAVVLADDSARDPHGWLRRAHELEDAAQRVREQRWGPRTLDVDLVVVRDGAGDSTVEVSVHDDVLTLPHPYAHVRAFVLVPWLAVDPHATLTVAGRPVGVDALLAAVDPAERAGVRGTEHTLRFGATR, from the coding sequence ATGACGTCGGTGGTGTTGTCGATCGGCTCCAACCTGGGCGACCGGCTGGCCCACCTGCAGTCGGTGGTCGACAGCCTCGGTGAGGCCGTCACCGCGGTTTCACCGGTGTACGAGACCGACGCGTGGGGCGGGATCGAGCAGGGCCCGTTCCTCAATGCCGTTGTGCTGGCTGATGATTCGGCGCGCGACCCGCACGGGTGGCTGCGCCGCGCCCACGAACTCGAGGATGCCGCCCAGCGGGTCCGCGAGCAGCGGTGGGGACCCAGGACGCTGGATGTGGATCTGGTGGTGGTGCGGGACGGCGCCGGCGACTCGACGGTCGAGGTGAGCGTCCACGACGACGTGCTGACGCTGCCGCACCCGTACGCGCACGTGCGCGCGTTCGTGCTCGTGCCGTGGCTCGCGGTCGATCCGCACGCGACGCTGACCGTCGCCGGCCGCCCGGTCGGCGTGGATGCGCTGCTGGCCGCCGTCGACCCCGCCGAACGCGCCGGGGTGCGGGGCACCGAGCACACGCTGCGGTTCGGGGCCACGCGCTGA
- the panC gene encoding pantoate--beta-alanine ligase: MITGKAPKFSAGRLNVYARPREVADVTRALRATGRRIVLVPTMGALHEGHLTLIRAAKRVQGAVVVVSIFVNPLQFGAGEDLDAYPRTLDDDLDALRAEGVEIAFTPTEQDMYPQGRRTTVVPGPLGGELEGASRPTHFAGMLTVVLKLFNTVRPDRAYFGEKDYQQLTLIRQMVSDLDLGLEVTGVPIVREADGLAMSSRNRYLDPVQREQAGALSAALLAGMYAAATGVPAALDAARAVLDEVPALALDYLEVRDPMLGPAPAEGPARMLIAAKLGATRLLDNIAIDVGASAGIDGHPRTPSGESHELPWRN, from the coding sequence ATGATCACCGGTAAGGCGCCGAAATTCTCGGCCGGTCGATTGAACGTCTACGCGCGTCCGCGCGAGGTCGCCGACGTGACCCGGGCGCTGCGCGCGACCGGACGCCGGATCGTGCTCGTGCCGACGATGGGCGCGCTGCACGAGGGGCACCTCACGCTGATCCGCGCCGCCAAGCGCGTGCAGGGCGCGGTGGTGGTGGTCTCGATCTTCGTCAATCCCTTGCAGTTCGGCGCCGGGGAGGACCTCGACGCCTACCCGCGCACCCTCGACGACGACCTCGACGCGCTGCGGGCCGAGGGGGTCGAGATCGCGTTCACCCCGACCGAGCAGGACATGTACCCGCAGGGCCGGCGCACCACGGTCGTGCCCGGCCCCCTCGGGGGCGAGCTCGAAGGTGCCTCGCGGCCAACGCATTTCGCCGGTATGCTGACCGTGGTGTTGAAGCTGTTCAACACCGTGCGGCCCGACCGCGCCTACTTCGGCGAGAAGGACTATCAGCAGCTGACGCTGATCCGGCAGATGGTCTCCGACCTGGATCTCGGCCTCGAGGTGACCGGCGTGCCGATCGTGCGGGAAGCCGACGGGCTGGCGATGTCGTCGCGCAACCGCTACCTCGACCCGGTGCAGCGCGAACAGGCCGGGGCCCTGTCCGCGGCGCTACTGGCCGGGATGTACGCCGCGGCCACCGGCGTGCCCGCCGCGCTGGACGCCGCCCGCGCGGTGCTCGACGAGGTGCCCGCGCTCGCACTGGACTACCTGGAGGTACGCGACCCGATGCTGGGTCCCGCACCGGCCGAGGGGCCGGCGCGCATGCTGATCGCCGCGAAGCTCGGCGCCACCCGGCTGCTCGACAACATCGCGATCGACGTCGGCGCCAGCGCCGGCATCGACGGCCATCCCCGCACCCCCAGCGGTGAGAGCCATGAATTGCCCTGGAGGAATTGA
- a CDS encoding alpha/beta fold hydrolase → MRSRMVPTNGLTLRVFEEGDPGAPVVVLLHGFPELAFTWRHQVHALAEAGFHVLAPDQRGYGGSDKPGAVDAYHLGELTADVVGLLDDVGAEQAALVGHDFGAVVAWGAPLLVPERFSAVAGLSLPPVPRPQVPTTQAFRKVFADRFMYILYFQEQGPADAELDRDPATTFRRLFALTTTGQEMVGEAGQAGFLDRIPDPGALPAWLSPADFAVYVDEFTRGGFTAPLNWYRCFDRNWELTADTPAATIEVPALFIGGSADATLAYTPRHRASEVVTGPYREVLLDGAGHWLTEERPEAVSQLLIEFLRV, encoded by the coding sequence ATGCGATCACGGATGGTGCCGACGAACGGATTGACGCTTCGAGTGTTCGAGGAGGGCGATCCGGGCGCGCCGGTCGTGGTCCTGCTGCACGGATTTCCCGAGCTGGCCTTCACCTGGCGGCATCAGGTGCACGCCCTCGCCGAGGCCGGTTTCCACGTGCTGGCCCCCGACCAGCGCGGCTACGGCGGCTCGGACAAGCCCGGCGCCGTCGACGCCTACCACCTCGGGGAGCTCACCGCCGATGTCGTCGGCCTGCTCGACGACGTCGGAGCGGAGCAGGCCGCGCTGGTCGGTCACGACTTCGGCGCCGTCGTGGCGTGGGGCGCCCCGCTGCTGGTGCCGGAGCGGTTCTCGGCCGTCGCCGGACTCAGCCTGCCGCCGGTGCCGCGTCCTCAGGTCCCCACCACGCAGGCGTTCCGCAAGGTCTTCGCCGACCGGTTCATGTACATCCTCTACTTCCAGGAGCAGGGCCCGGCCGACGCCGAGCTGGACCGCGATCCGGCGACGACGTTCCGGCGGCTCTTCGCGCTGACGACGACGGGCCAGGAGATGGTCGGCGAGGCCGGACAGGCCGGCTTCCTGGACCGCATCCCCGACCCGGGGGCCCTGCCGGCGTGGCTCAGCCCGGCCGATTTCGCCGTCTACGTCGACGAATTCACCCGCGGCGGCTTCACCGCGCCGCTGAACTGGTACCGCTGTTTCGACCGCAACTGGGAGCTGACCGCCGACACTCCGGCCGCGACGATCGAGGTCCCCGCGTTGTTCATCGGGGGCAGCGCCGACGCGACGCTGGCCTACACGCCGCGACACCGGGCCAGCGAAGTGGTCACCGGCCCCTATCGGGAGGTGCTGCTCGACGGCGCCGGGCATTGGCTGACCGAGGAGCGCCCGGAGGCGGTCAGTCAGCTGTTGATCGAGTTCCTCCGCGTCTGA
- the folB gene encoding dihydroneopterin aldolase, whose translation MADRIELRGLTVRGNHGVFDHERRDGQDFVVDITVWIDLQAAAASDDLADTLDYGALAQRAAGIVGGPARQLIETVAAEIAEDVMGDERVHAVEVVLHKPSAPIPLDFADVAVVARRSRRGGRGAAPQ comes from the coding sequence ATGGCTGATCGAATCGAATTGCGCGGCTTGACGGTTCGCGGCAACCACGGGGTGTTCGACCACGAACGCCGGGACGGACAGGACTTCGTCGTCGACATCACGGTGTGGATCGACCTGCAGGCCGCGGCCGCCAGCGACGACCTCGCCGACACGCTCGACTACGGCGCGCTCGCGCAGCGTGCGGCGGGCATCGTCGGCGGCCCGGCGCGGCAGCTGATCGAGACCGTGGCCGCGGAGATCGCCGAGGACGTGATGGGCGACGAGCGCGTGCATGCGGTCGAGGTGGTGCTGCACAAGCCGTCCGCACCCATCCCGCTGGACTTCGCCGACGTCGCCGTCGTCGCGCGACGGTCCCGGCGCGGCGGGCGCGGGGCGGCGCCGCAATGA
- the ftsH gene encoding ATP-dependent zinc metalloprotease FtsH, with product MNRKNVIRTLTVIAVVLLLGWSFFYFSDDTRGYKPVDTSVATAQINSGNVTSAQIDDREQQLRLELKDGNSDTEDSTKIITKYPTGYGVPLFDALQSKNVKTNTVVNQSSMLGSLLIYLLPLLLLVGLFVMFSRMQTGGRMGFGFGKSRAKQLSKDMPKTTFADVAGVDEAVEELYEIKDFLQNPSRYQALGAKIPKGVLLYGPPGTGKTLLARAVAGEAGVPFFTISGSDFVEMFVGVGASRVRDLFEQAKQNSPCIIFVDEIDAVGRQRGAGLGGGHDEREQTLNQLLVEMDGFGDRQGVILIAATNRPDILDPALLRPGRFDRQIPVSAPDLAGRRAVLKVHSQGKPIAPDADLEGLAKRTVGMSGADLANVINEAALLTARENGTVITGPALEEAVDRVVGGPRRKSRIISEHEKKITAYHEGGHTLAAWAMPDIEPIYKVTILARGRTGGHAMSVPEDDKGLMTRSEMIARLVFAMGGRAAEELVFREPTTGASSDIDQATKIARAMVTEYGMSSKLGAVRYGTEHGDPFLGRTMGTQADYSHEVAQIIDDEVRKLIEAAHTEAWEILTEYRDVLDTLAGELLEKETLHRVELQAIFGDVKKRPRLTMFDDFGGRVPSDKPPIKTPGELAIERGEPWPKPVPEPAFKAAIAQASKAAAEAAHRNGGNGSNGTNGAPAGPTQPDYGAPAGWHAPGWPPPPQQGGPPQNQPSGYWYPPSGYQGAPASPPPPYYPPYQQPYPQQGPPDAGQDGRGENGRGNPPGNG from the coding sequence ATGAATCGTAAAAATGTGATCCGCACGCTCACGGTGATCGCCGTGGTGCTGCTGCTCGGGTGGTCGTTCTTCTACTTCAGCGACGACACCCGCGGCTACAAGCCCGTCGACACCTCGGTGGCCACGGCCCAGATCAACAGCGGCAACGTCACCAGCGCGCAGATCGACGACCGCGAGCAGCAACTGCGGCTGGAGCTCAAGGACGGCAACAGCGACACCGAGGACAGCACCAAGATCATCACCAAGTACCCGACCGGGTACGGCGTGCCGCTCTTCGATGCCCTGCAGAGCAAGAACGTCAAGACCAACACCGTGGTCAACCAGTCCAGCATGCTGGGCTCCCTGCTGATCTATCTGCTGCCGCTGCTGCTTCTCGTGGGTCTGTTCGTGATGTTCTCCCGGATGCAGACCGGCGGCCGGATGGGGTTCGGGTTCGGCAAGTCGCGGGCCAAGCAGCTGTCCAAGGACATGCCGAAGACCACGTTCGCCGACGTGGCCGGTGTCGACGAGGCGGTCGAGGAGCTCTACGAGATCAAGGACTTCCTGCAGAACCCGAGCCGTTACCAGGCGCTCGGCGCGAAGATCCCCAAGGGCGTGCTGCTCTACGGCCCGCCCGGCACCGGTAAGACGCTGCTGGCCCGCGCGGTGGCCGGTGAGGCCGGGGTGCCGTTCTTCACGATCTCCGGCTCCGACTTCGTCGAGATGTTCGTCGGCGTCGGCGCCTCGCGAGTGCGCGACCTGTTCGAGCAGGCCAAGCAGAACAGCCCCTGCATCATCTTCGTCGACGAGATCGACGCGGTCGGCCGCCAGCGCGGCGCGGGCCTGGGCGGCGGCCACGACGAGCGTGAGCAGACGCTCAACCAGCTGCTCGTCGAGATGGACGGCTTCGGCGACCGGCAGGGCGTCATCCTGATCGCGGCCACCAACCGGCCCGACATCCTCGACCCGGCGCTGCTGCGGCCCGGCCGCTTCGACCGCCAGATCCCGGTGTCGGCGCCCGACCTGGCCGGCCGGCGCGCGGTGCTCAAGGTGCACTCGCAGGGCAAGCCGATCGCGCCCGACGCCGATCTGGAGGGCCTGGCCAAGCGGACCGTCGGCATGTCCGGCGCCGATCTGGCCAACGTCATCAACGAGGCGGCGCTGCTGACCGCCCGCGAGAACGGCACCGTCATCACCGGGCCCGCGCTCGAGGAGGCCGTCGACCGTGTCGTCGGTGGTCCGCGCCGCAAGAGCCGCATCATCAGCGAGCACGAGAAGAAGATCACCGCCTACCACGAGGGCGGGCACACGCTCGCGGCGTGGGCGATGCCCGACATCGAGCCGATCTACAAGGTGACGATCCTGGCCCGCGGCCGCACCGGCGGGCACGCCATGTCGGTGCCCGAGGACGACAAGGGCCTGATGACCCGGTCGGAGATGATCGCGCGGTTGGTGTTCGCGATGGGCGGCCGCGCCGCCGAAGAACTGGTGTTCCGCGAGCCGACCACCGGCGCGTCCTCCGACATCGACCAGGCCACCAAGATCGCCCGCGCGATGGTCACCGAGTACGGCATGAGCAGCAAGCTCGGCGCGGTCCGTTACGGCACCGAGCACGGGGACCCGTTCCTCGGCCGCACGATGGGCACCCAGGCCGACTACAGCCACGAGGTCGCCCAGATCATCGACGACGAGGTGCGCAAGCTGATCGAGGCGGCGCACACCGAGGCGTGGGAGATCCTCACCGAGTACCGCGACGTGCTCGACACCCTCGCCGGTGAGCTGCTCGAGAAGGAGACGTTGCACCGTGTCGAGCTGCAGGCCATCTTCGGCGACGTGAAGAAGCGCCCGCGCCTGACCATGTTCGACGACTTCGGTGGCCGCGTCCCGTCGGACAAGCCGCCGATCAAGACACCCGGCGAGCTCGCCATCGAGCGCGGCGAGCCGTGGCCCAAGCCGGTTCCCGAGCCGGCGTTCAAGGCCGCGATCGCGCAGGCGTCCAAGGCGGCCGCCGAGGCCGCGCACCGCAACGGCGGCAACGGGAGCAACGGCACCAACGGCGCGCCCGCCGGCCCGACCCAGCCGGATTACGGTGCGCCCGCCGGCTGGCACGCGCCGGGCTGGCCGCCCCCTCCGCAGCAGGGCGGACCGCCGCAGAACCAGCCGTCGGGCTACTGGTATCCCCCGTCGGGATACCAGGGCGCACCGGCGAGCCCGCCGCCGCCGTACTATCCGCCTTACCAGCAGCCGTACCCGCAGCAGGGCCCACCCGATGCGGGGCAGGACGGCCGCGGGGAGAACGGCCGCGGCAATCCGCCGGGCAACGGGTAA
- a CDS encoding PE-PPE domain-containing protein — translation MNFTAKRRERQKRGSDRDELVTAARRAFTDLGPAASMAEVAAAAGVTEHELSVHFADRDALLVAVLDDLGDSLREEFPEPARRQAVSLPRLSARQVVPPIAAAAAVLSLGTAPPSAAAEEPAPATVLTISPLWPVWSLDTALEGSMCRTNTCSMVPYVPFVTPDGVRALDARLAQMSTLRTADGGPTIVFGFSNGAGVAEQWMADHAGQVGAPSPEDVSFVLIGNPRRAYGGTRPPITPTEYHVIDIVRQYDPMADFPDNPLNLLALANVAAGMLSPVHLDYRSVDLDDPANVVWTEGNTTYVFVPTHDLPLLQPLRAMGMTALADKLNEPLKAIIEQAYDRPYLTPAVEPAAPPEQPAPIETTRTVAVTEKTTVTEKTTVTDKTTASLNESEAATAEAAAPDDETAATPPRRKLFSRKAAIEQDSSTPTASAQPADADEPSSEPADEPKSTADTPEAAPTPARDTTASSTPKASTPHRWARHRQE, via the coding sequence ATGAACTTCACAGCAAAGCGGCGCGAACGTCAAAAAAGGGGCTCTGACCGCGACGAACTCGTCACGGCGGCGCGCCGCGCGTTCACCGACCTGGGGCCGGCAGCGAGCATGGCGGAGGTCGCCGCGGCGGCCGGGGTCACCGAGCACGAGTTGTCGGTCCACTTCGCGGATCGCGATGCACTGCTCGTCGCGGTCCTCGACGATCTCGGGGACTCGTTGCGCGAGGAATTCCCCGAGCCCGCCCGCCGACAGGCCGTCTCCCTGCCGCGATTGTCCGCCCGGCAGGTGGTGCCGCCGATCGCCGCCGCCGCCGCGGTGCTCTCGCTGGGCACCGCGCCGCCCTCGGCGGCCGCGGAGGAACCCGCGCCGGCGACGGTGCTGACGATCAGCCCGCTGTGGCCGGTCTGGTCGCTCGACACCGCGCTCGAGGGGTCGATGTGCCGGACGAACACCTGCTCGATGGTGCCCTACGTCCCGTTCGTCACACCCGATGGCGTGCGGGCCCTCGACGCCCGGCTGGCCCAGATGTCCACGCTGCGGACCGCCGACGGCGGCCCGACGATCGTTTTCGGGTTCAGCAACGGGGCCGGGGTGGCCGAGCAGTGGATGGCCGATCACGCCGGCCAGGTCGGCGCGCCGTCACCCGAGGACGTGTCGTTCGTGTTGATCGGCAATCCGCGACGGGCTTACGGCGGAACCCGGCCGCCCATCACGCCGACCGAGTACCACGTGATCGACATCGTGCGGCAGTACGACCCGATGGCCGACTTCCCCGACAATCCGCTGAACCTGCTCGCCCTGGCCAACGTCGCCGCCGGGATGCTCTCCCCGGTGCACCTGGACTACCGCAGCGTCGATCTCGACGATCCGGCCAACGTCGTGTGGACGGAGGGCAACACCACCTATGTCTTCGTGCCGACGCACGATCTGCCGTTGCTGCAACCGCTGCGCGCGATGGGGATGACGGCACTGGCCGACAAGCTCAACGAGCCGCTCAAAGCGATCATCGAACAGGCCTACGACCGGCCGTACCTGACCCCGGCCGTCGAGCCGGCCGCACCGCCCGAGCAGCCGGCGCCGATCGAGACCACCAGGACCGTCGCCGTCACGGAGAAGACCACCGTCACGGAGAAGACCACCGTCACGGACAAGACCACTGCGTCCCTCAACGAGTCCGAGGCCGCCACCGCCGAAGCCGCCGCCCCCGACGACGAGACCGCCGCGACACCGCCCCGCCGAAAGCTGTTCTCGAGAAAGGCTGCCATCGAACAGGATTCGTCGACCCCCACGGCGTCGGCGCAGCCTGCAGACGCAGACGAGCCGTCGTCGGAACCCGCCGATGAGCCGAAATCGACCGCCGACACGCCCGAGGCGGCCCCGACGCCGGCACGCGACACCACCGCGTCCAGCACGCCGAAGGCGTCCACTCCCCACCGCTGGGCGCGGCACCGCCAGGAGTGA
- the folP gene encoding dihydropteroate synthase, with the protein MGVVNVTDDSFSDGGLFLDRDRAVAHGVELVGQGAAIVDVGGESTRPGAHRVDPAVETGRILPVISELAAHGVTVSVDTMHAGVARAALESGARIVNDVSGGRADPDMVRVVADAGVPWVLMHWRSVGSTRPHDAPAYRDVVAEVRDELLAGADAAVRAGVAADKLILDPGLGFAKTAQHNWALLAALPEFVATGMPILVGASRKRFLGALLADADGQPRPPGGRETATAVISALAGWHGAWGVRVHDVRASVDALAVVQAWQQAGRQDEPGTGRDG; encoded by the coding sequence ATGGGGGTTGTCAACGTCACCGACGATTCGTTCTCCGACGGCGGGTTGTTCCTGGACCGGGACCGCGCCGTCGCCCACGGTGTCGAGCTGGTCGGCCAGGGTGCGGCCATCGTCGACGTCGGCGGGGAGTCGACCCGGCCAGGCGCCCACCGGGTCGATCCGGCGGTGGAGACGGGGCGGATCCTGCCGGTGATCTCCGAACTCGCCGCCCACGGCGTCACCGTGAGCGTCGACACCATGCACGCAGGGGTCGCTCGCGCGGCCCTGGAGAGCGGCGCGCGCATCGTCAACGACGTGTCGGGCGGCAGGGCCGATCCGGACATGGTGCGGGTGGTGGCCGACGCCGGCGTGCCGTGGGTGCTGATGCACTGGCGGTCGGTCGGCAGCACCCGGCCGCACGATGCGCCCGCCTACCGCGACGTGGTGGCCGAGGTGCGGGACGAGCTGCTGGCCGGGGCCGACGCGGCGGTGCGGGCCGGTGTCGCCGCGGACAAGCTGATCCTCGACCCGGGCCTCGGGTTCGCCAAGACGGCGCAGCACAATTGGGCGCTGCTGGCGGCGCTGCCCGAGTTCGTCGCCACCGGCATGCCGATCCTGGTGGGTGCGTCGCGCAAGCGCTTCCTCGGCGCACTGCTGGCCGACGCCGACGGGCAACCCCGTCCGCCGGGCGGCCGGGAGACCGCGACGGCGGTGATCTCGGCGCTGGCCGGCTGGCACGGGGCGTGGGGAGTGCGGGTGCACGACGTCCGCGCGTCGGTCGATGCGCTGGCGGTCGTACAGGCGTGGCAGCAGGCGGGACGGCAGGACGAACCGGGGACGGGACGAGATGGCTGA
- a CDS encoding DUF3180 domain-containing protein, with product MGPTRKRDLAAAVVIAAVLGYLLVRAAYRYFPPITVWTGMSLLGVAIALAGWGFYVRARIRDAEIGEGRGRLHPLAVARSVLIAKAAAWMGAVVLGWWLAVCVYVLPRRDELRVAAADSPGAVIAGLCALSLVVAALWLQHCCRSPDDAPPDADPAPG from the coding sequence ATGGGGCCGACACGCAAACGCGACCTGGCCGCCGCCGTCGTGATCGCCGCGGTGCTCGGCTACCTGCTGGTGCGGGCGGCCTACCGGTACTTCCCGCCGATCACGGTGTGGACCGGGATGTCGCTGCTGGGCGTCGCGATCGCGCTGGCCGGGTGGGGCTTCTATGTGCGGGCGCGCATCCGGGACGCCGAGATCGGGGAGGGCCGCGGCCGGCTGCACCCCCTTGCGGTCGCCCGCTCGGTGCTGATCGCCAAGGCCGCGGCGTGGATGGGCGCCGTGGTGCTCGGCTGGTGGCTGGCCGTGTGCGTCTACGTGCTGCCTCGGCGGGACGAGTTGCGGGTGGCCGCGGCCGACTCCCCGGGCGCGGTGATCGCCGGGTTGTGCGCGCTGTCCCTGGTGGTGGCGGCGCTGTGGTTGCAGCATTGCTGCCGGTCTCCCGACGACGCGCCGCCGGACGCCGATCCCGCACCGGGCTGA
- the folE gene encoding GTP cyclohydrolase I FolE, protein MTRSQDGSATLTTPVFDQARAEAAVRELLLAVGEDPDRHGLIDTPARVARAYKEIFAGLHTDPDEVLNTTFDEQHDELVLVKDIPMYSTCEHHLVSFHGVAHVGYIPGRDGRVTGLSKLARVVDLYAKRPQVQERLTTQIADALMRKLDPRGAIVVVEAEHLCMAMRGIRKPGARTTTSAVRGQFKTDKASRAEALDLILRK, encoded by the coding sequence ATGACGCGGTCGCAGGACGGATCGGCCACGCTCACCACCCCGGTCTTCGACCAGGCCCGCGCGGAGGCCGCGGTGCGCGAACTGCTCCTCGCGGTCGGGGAGGACCCGGACCGGCATGGTCTGATCGACACCCCGGCCCGGGTGGCGCGCGCCTACAAGGAGATCTTCGCCGGGCTGCACACCGATCCGGACGAGGTGCTGAACACCACGTTCGACGAGCAGCACGACGAACTCGTCCTGGTCAAGGACATCCCGATGTACTCGACCTGTGAGCACCACCTGGTGTCGTTCCACGGCGTCGCCCATGTCGGGTACATCCCGGGCCGCGACGGCCGGGTCACCGGCCTGTCGAAGCTGGCCCGTGTCGTCGACCTGTACGCGAAGCGGCCGCAGGTGCAGGAGCGGCTGACCACCCAGATCGCCGACGCACTGATGCGCAAGCTGGATCCGCGCGGCGCGATCGTGGTGGTCGAGGCCGAGCACCTGTGCATGGCGATGCGCGGCATCCGCAAGCCGGGCGCACGGACCACGACGTCGGCGGTGCGTGGACAGTTCAAGACCGACAAGGCATCTCGCGCCGAGGCCCTGGATCTGATCCTGCGGAAGTGA